A window of Sphingobacterium sp. SRCM116780 contains these coding sequences:
- a CDS encoding response regulator codes for MLAENGLAALQLLMNRERFDVILMDYHMPIFSGLETIEKIKELFCTQNESIPLIILHTSSEEHEVISSFRQEERSFCLLKPIKSDELYFTLCRAIQQNKSDNEIVTQDLTSSTSNIYQQYAHVLLADDNSVNMALNLQMMKSIMPNAQLVEVANGQDAIRQCTRIAFDLILMDVQMPEVDGIEATKKIRMLPFYQNIPIIGITAGNVQGEKEKCLAAGMSDFLSKPIRQHELYTVLQKFLQIACIEESHESLNEHLDMATLKEQIGDDPSFTSFFLDLVVKEIKQAASHLRNARESQDFNSMKIVLHKLRGTSSTAGLIKLSKLTADMEDELSSTDSIPLLDNIEREIEIGINLISKLLNTQ; via the coding sequence GTGTTAGCTGAAAATGGTTTGGCGGCTCTGCAATTACTCATGAACCGGGAACGTTTTGATGTAATCTTAATGGATTATCATATGCCTATTTTTTCAGGATTAGAAACCATTGAGAAAATAAAAGAACTCTTCTGTACACAGAATGAAAGTATACCCCTTATTATATTACATACCTCATCAGAAGAACATGAGGTTATATCATCTTTTCGTCAAGAAGAACGATCATTTTGCTTATTAAAACCAATTAAATCTGACGAGTTATATTTCACGCTTTGTCGAGCTATACAACAGAATAAGTCTGATAATGAAATCGTGACTCAAGATTTGACATCATCCACATCAAATATTTACCAACAATATGCTCACGTACTTCTGGCGGACGATAATTCAGTAAATATGGCGCTTAACCTCCAAATGATGAAGTCAATTATGCCTAATGCACAACTTGTGGAGGTTGCCAATGGACAAGATGCTATACGTCAATGTACTCGTATAGCTTTTGATTTGATATTGATGGATGTACAGATGCCAGAAGTGGATGGTATTGAAGCTACTAAAAAAATACGTATGCTTCCTTTTTATCAAAATATACCAATTATAGGTATAACAGCTGGCAATGTTCAGGGTGAAAAGGAAAAATGTTTAGCTGCAGGGATGTCCGATTTTCTTTCTAAACCCATACGTCAGCATGAGCTGTATACTGTACTGCAGAAATTTTTACAGATAGCGTGTATAGAAGAAAGTCATGAATCGTTGAACGAACATTTGGATATGGCTACTTTGAAAGAACAGATTGGAGACGACCCTAGCTTTACGTCATTTTTCTTAGATTTAGTTGTAAAGGAAATTAAACAGGCAGCCAGTCATCTAAGAAATGCAAGGGAGTCACAAGATTTCAATAGCATGAAAATTGTTCTTCACAAATTACGTGGAACTTCATCCACTGCAGGACTTATTAAACTATCCAAGTTAACAGCAGATATGGAAGACGAATTATCATCAACCGATTCGATACCATTACTCGACAATATTGAACGAGAAATTGAAATTGGAATAAACCTAATTAGTAAACTTTTAAACACTCAATAG
- a CDS encoding sulfatase-like hydrolase/transferase, whose amino-acid sequence MLEFAHLVYEIIIWIFLIYSVAILLIYLWVGIYAYGAITHYKNDNTFTDYTLIATNINAPSFSLVAPAFNEGMTIVDNVRSLLSLYYYHLEIIIVNDGSRDDSMQQLIKAYALESVPFFVQGDIETKEIRGIYKSKNSAFKKLIVVDKENGGKADALNVGVNISSGDYIVCIDVDCILEQDALLKLAKPFLEQTDKRVIACGGVIRLANNCKIENGKVVDINLPKSWLGRTQALEYIRAFILGRMAWSRASGLILISGAFGAFDKQIVLACGGYDKNTVGEDMELVVRMRRYMEEQRLPYEVVNIPDPLCWTEAPESKEVLKKQRNRWMRGTMETLWKHRTLMFNPKYGRLGMISIPYWFLFEFLGPLVEFAGYIFFVIFLILGIINWSFFFALFALVISSGILYSIYAILTDLVSHQVYSKKQDLSKLIVTAILEPLYFHPIVVGASVSGTIDFFRKKHSWGEMTRQGFQQTALEKSFFKRLSIKLSIALKNFGTIAMVFLILYMFSIGVEWWWYKQQFTQLTVSNNGRELFFDNLYFAFQILTGGGLVYLILYLISCSLAKIQVIILYTFIVVMQYILFSYFAESRNLLGADMFYYSADEMTHILEASGIMSLTNIVLLIVLLLITYIPIWIASKRPLHTIYISLAVFLIGIFANILPIDNQKNSLEEKDEFVQNAGRSKWRYFLSSNVSNYIEEHPGIWTAWGNEGSDSIGQKDGFPFLRNEDTKDILGTYLKKTIAPPNLVIIVVEGLGHAYSSPAGYIGNFTPFIDSLSKKSLYWENNLSSSGRTFSVLPTLTGSLPFATHGFLEQDSLPQHFNLFNVLKKNGFSTGFFYGGDSHFDFMEKFMRYSRVDTLIDQRSFTIPYKKLPKKGGESWGYEDQAVFSKLLEVQHPQTQPYFHLLLTLSTHNPFLINNANYYEKLFDQHVANLALPPDHKKWVLENRKQLVSVLNLDDALHQFFKAYEKRSDFHNTLFVITGDHAMPEIPLQNKIDRYHVPLIIYSPLLKTAHTFQYTVSHFDVAPTLLAFYRENYQLRTPDQVTWIGRGLSEGSSVRNMGIAMMQSKNQLIDFVYKDYHFVDGQLYKIDLHLNEEPISNSSAKALLSQHFEIFKQKNRQFYNKKQLLPDSTYSNYFNQVISKH is encoded by the coding sequence ATGTTAGAGTTTGCGCATCTTGTATACGAAATAATTATTTGGATATTCCTGATATATTCAGTTGCCATATTGCTTATTTACTTATGGGTTGGCATATATGCCTATGGAGCAATAACACATTATAAAAATGATAATACTTTTACAGACTATACGCTTATAGCAACCAATATTAATGCACCTAGCTTTAGTCTTGTTGCTCCCGCATTTAACGAAGGTATGACTATCGTAGACAATGTACGATCGTTACTTTCTCTTTATTATTATCATTTGGAAATTATTATTGTCAATGACGGAAGTCGTGATGACTCTATGCAGCAGCTCATTAAAGCTTATGCACTTGAATCAGTCCCATTTTTTGTACAGGGAGATATTGAGACTAAAGAAATTCGAGGTATTTATAAGAGCAAAAATTCGGCATTTAAAAAACTCATTGTTGTTGATAAAGAAAATGGTGGTAAAGCAGATGCGTTAAATGTAGGTGTTAATATTTCTTCAGGGGATTATATCGTATGTATAGATGTTGACTGTATTCTGGAGCAAGATGCGCTTCTTAAGTTGGCAAAACCATTTCTGGAACAAACGGATAAGCGCGTTATCGCTTGTGGAGGAGTTATTCGTTTGGCCAATAATTGTAAAATTGAAAACGGAAAGGTTGTTGACATCAATTTACCAAAATCTTGGCTAGGTCGTACACAAGCGTTAGAGTATATTCGCGCTTTTATCTTAGGAAGGATGGCTTGGTCGAGAGCTTCTGGTTTGATCTTGATTTCAGGTGCATTTGGTGCATTCGACAAGCAAATTGTGTTGGCTTGTGGTGGATACGATAAGAATACGGTTGGCGAGGATATGGAATTAGTCGTTCGAATGAGACGTTACATGGAAGAACAACGACTTCCATACGAAGTGGTTAATATTCCCGATCCATTATGTTGGACAGAAGCTCCTGAATCAAAAGAAGTGTTAAAAAAACAACGAAATAGATGGATGAGGGGCACGATGGAAACATTATGGAAACATCGTACACTTATGTTTAACCCTAAGTATGGCAGATTAGGGATGATAAGTATTCCTTATTGGTTTTTATTTGAATTTCTTGGACCCCTAGTCGAATTCGCAGGATACATCTTTTTTGTTATTTTTCTTATTCTAGGCATAATCAATTGGTCTTTTTTCTTTGCATTATTTGCACTGGTTATTTCATCAGGTATTCTGTATTCTATTTATGCTATATTAACAGATTTAGTAAGTCACCAAGTTTATAGTAAAAAGCAAGACCTTTCAAAATTGATTGTGACAGCTATTTTAGAACCACTTTATTTTCATCCAATTGTTGTTGGCGCCAGTGTAAGCGGTACGATAGATTTCTTTCGAAAAAAACACAGCTGGGGCGAGATGACAAGACAGGGGTTTCAGCAGACTGCTTTGGAGAAGTCATTTTTTAAGCGGTTAAGTATAAAGCTCAGCATCGCTTTGAAAAACTTTGGAACCATAGCGATGGTATTTCTGATTCTTTATATGTTTTCCATTGGAGTCGAGTGGTGGTGGTATAAACAACAATTTACGCAGTTAACCGTATCCAACAATGGGAGAGAGTTGTTTTTTGATAATTTGTACTTTGCTTTTCAAATACTAACTGGAGGAGGCTTAGTGTATCTCATTTTGTATTTAATCAGTTGTTCGTTGGCAAAAATACAGGTTATCATTCTGTATACCTTTATTGTGGTTATGCAATACATTCTGTTTTCATACTTTGCCGAATCTCGTAATTTACTTGGCGCGGATATGTTCTATTACAGTGCTGATGAGATGACGCATATCTTAGAAGCCAGTGGAATAATGAGTCTGACTAATATAGTTTTATTGATCGTATTATTGTTAATCACTTATATTCCAATATGGATTGCCTCCAAAAGACCACTTCATACAATTTATATAAGCTTAGCTGTATTCTTGATCGGTATTTTTGCTAATATTCTACCGATTGATAATCAAAAAAATTCTTTAGAAGAAAAGGATGAGTTTGTTCAAAATGCAGGACGTAGCAAATGGCGTTACTTTCTAAGTTCTAATGTTTCAAATTATATCGAAGAACATCCTGGAATATGGACAGCATGGGGAAATGAAGGAAGCGACTCTATAGGTCAAAAAGATGGTTTTCCCTTTCTTCGAAATGAGGATACAAAAGATATTCTAGGTACATATTTAAAAAAAACAATCGCTCCTCCAAATTTGGTAATTATTGTTGTAGAGGGACTAGGTCACGCCTATAGCTCACCTGCAGGTTATATTGGAAATTTCACTCCTTTTATAGACTCCTTGTCAAAAAAATCCTTATACTGGGAAAATAATCTCAGTTCTTCCGGTAGAACATTTTCTGTACTACCTACATTGACAGGATCATTACCCTTTGCTACTCACGGTTTTTTGGAACAAGATAGTTTGCCCCAACATTTCAATCTCTTTAATGTTTTGAAGAAAAATGGCTTTAGTACGGGTTTTTTCTATGGAGGGGATTCTCATTTTGATTTTATGGAAAAATTCATGAGGTATAGTCGAGTAGATACGCTTATTGACCAAAGATCTTTTACCATACCCTATAAAAAACTTCCAAAAAAAGGAGGGGAAAGTTGGGGATACGAGGATCAAGCCGTATTTAGTAAATTACTAGAAGTACAACATCCACAAACACAACCTTATTTTCATCTTTTGTTGACCTTATCTACTCATAATCCTTTTCTGATTAATAATGCAAATTATTACGAAAAACTTTTTGATCAACATGTGGCCAATTTAGCATTACCTCCAGATCATAAAAAATGGGTTTTAGAAAATCGGAAACAATTGGTATCTGTGTTAAATTTGGATGATGCATTACATCAGTTTTTCAAGGCTTATGAAAAAAGATCAGATTTCCATAATACATTATTTGTGATTACTGGTGATCATGCGATGCCGGAGATTCCTTTGCAAAATAAAATCGATCGCTATCATGTCCCATTAATAATCTATTCTCCTTTACTGAAGACAGCTCATACTTTTCAGTATACTGTGAGTCATTTCGATGTAGCACCTACTCTTTTAGCTTTTTATCGTGAAAATTATCAACTGCGTACACCTGATCAAGTGACTTGGATTGGAAGGGGCTTGAGTGAGGGATCATCCGTTAGGAATATGGGTATAGCGATGATGCAGAGTAAGAATCAATTAATAGATTTCGTATACAAAGATTATCATTTTGTAGATGGACAGCTTTATAAAATCGATCTACATCTTAATGAAGAACCTATTTCCAATAGTTCTGCAAAAGCATTACTTTCACAACATTTTGAAATATTTAAACAGAAAAATAGACAATTCTATAATAAAAAACAATTGCTGCCAGATAGTACTTATAGCAACTATTTCAACCAAGTTATATCAAAACATTAG
- a CDS encoding PAS domain S-box protein yields the protein MENYPIPENELERIQRLKSYELLGLGKDPDLDVFAQAACLITDCPASLIAMMEEDTQRIQSCVGLKLETVERRHTVCQYTIMNKEILVIEDTFQDPRSSTNPLIQEGNIRFYAGVPLLDEDDNPLGTICVIDFKVKSLSANQIDSLQQLGKAVTKILLGKRRKVQAGYFEEIFQLTNNMICVLDDQYRIKELNPAFTEILKISKSKAMGASFFTFLDHDDQALRDKLKKIAEIDQGIQYTTTMPQPDSHDIIIEWHFKYDYTTHEVFAFGRNVTTEIEEKLKLENSERRFRNFFENAMGLMSMHDMNGNILAVNEKGRNLLKYSEEEIRGLNLKQLVPEHHLDPLNKYLKRIYENKEDSGMMILNSKDGQKTYWMYHNMLETDIDGKTYVVSTSLNMTERIQLENDLLHTKQILEHTNTVAQVGGWEVNLEESKVYWSDSAKLIHGVDKDFIPDFEHAIGFYEEESQEKLKKVFEQAILEACPYDIELRLQQQQSGELIWVRVKGIPEFENGICKRVFGIIQNIDFSKNLYLELERKEAMLQAFVDYVPASVAMFDNNFRYVSVSHQWMDDFHQGKTDILDQNLFGLFPNIPERRKKIYFDALQGKSYKNVDEIIEIEGLPKSQHFNWEVRPWHLSDGSIGGIIIFTQNISESVKVNLELKKAKELADLASQAKSEFLANMSHEIRTPLNGVIGFSDLLLKTPLNDVQKQYLNYINESGNSLLNIINDILDFSKIESGKLELYIDKFNIYDLAHQVINVVLYQAQRKDIELLLNIEQGLPPYVWIDEARIKQVLINLLGNAIKFTESGEIEFKIEKLCFENDKIKLRFSVRDTGIGIPVEKQQRIFDAFTQEDSSVSKRYGGTGLGLTISNNLLKYMGSKLHLDSEVNKGSVFYFDLEFLYEEGGQEEVDLPLNRVLIVDDNANNRLIIQHMLAYKGVGQC from the coding sequence ATGGAAAACTACCCAATTCCAGAAAACGAATTGGAACGTATCCAGCGATTAAAGTCCTATGAACTTTTGGGACTGGGTAAGGATCCCGATCTTGACGTATTCGCTCAGGCTGCGTGTCTTATTACAGATTGCCCTGCTTCCCTTATCGCGATGATGGAAGAGGATACTCAACGGATTCAAAGCTGTGTGGGATTGAAATTGGAAACTGTGGAAAGACGCCATACAGTATGTCAGTATACCATTATGAATAAAGAGATCCTTGTTATAGAAGACACCTTCCAAGATCCGAGATCATCGACTAATCCATTGATTCAGGAAGGAAATATTCGCTTCTACGCAGGAGTACCATTATTAGATGAAGATGACAATCCTTTAGGAACCATATGTGTGATCGACTTTAAAGTCAAATCTCTTAGTGCAAACCAAATAGATTCCTTGCAGCAATTGGGAAAAGCTGTTACTAAAATTCTTTTAGGTAAAAGAAGAAAAGTGCAAGCTGGATATTTTGAAGAGATCTTTCAGCTCACGAATAATATGATCTGTGTATTGGATGATCAATACCGCATCAAGGAACTTAATCCCGCTTTTACTGAAATTCTAAAGATCTCAAAATCTAAAGCAATGGGAGCATCTTTTTTTACTTTCCTAGATCATGATGATCAAGCTTTGCGAGATAAATTAAAGAAAATAGCTGAAATAGACCAAGGGATCCAGTATACGACCACCATGCCTCAACCTGACAGTCATGATATCATTATCGAGTGGCATTTTAAATATGATTATACTACGCATGAAGTGTTTGCATTTGGTCGAAATGTGACAACAGAGATAGAAGAAAAATTAAAGCTTGAAAATTCAGAACGTCGCTTTCGCAATTTCTTTGAGAATGCGATGGGCCTCATGAGTATGCATGACATGAATGGAAACATTCTTGCTGTAAATGAGAAAGGACGAAATCTTCTAAAATATTCAGAAGAGGAGATCAGAGGTCTCAATCTTAAGCAATTGGTTCCTGAACATCATTTAGATCCACTTAATAAATATTTAAAGCGTATTTATGAGAATAAAGAGGATTCAGGTATGATGATTCTTAATTCCAAAGATGGTCAAAAGACTTATTGGATGTATCATAATATGTTAGAGACAGACATCGATGGGAAAACCTATGTAGTAAGCACTTCTCTAAATATGACAGAAAGAATCCAGCTAGAAAATGATCTACTGCATACTAAACAGATATTAGAACATACCAATACTGTTGCACAAGTTGGGGGATGGGAAGTTAATCTGGAAGAGAGTAAAGTCTATTGGTCAGATTCAGCGAAATTAATTCATGGCGTAGATAAAGATTTTATTCCCGATTTTGAACATGCAATTGGATTTTATGAGGAAGAAAGTCAAGAAAAATTAAAAAAGGTTTTTGAGCAAGCAATCCTTGAGGCATGTCCATACGATATTGAATTAAGACTTCAGCAACAACAAAGTGGCGAATTAATTTGGGTACGTGTGAAGGGAATTCCAGAGTTTGAAAATGGAATTTGCAAACGGGTTTTTGGTATTATACAAAATATTGATTTTAGTAAAAACCTTTATTTGGAACTGGAGCGTAAAGAAGCGATGTTACAAGCCTTTGTAGATTATGTTCCTGCATCTGTAGCGATGTTCGATAATAATTTCCGTTATGTCTCTGTTAGCCATCAATGGATGGATGACTTTCACCAAGGAAAGACGGATATTTTAGATCAGAATTTGTTTGGATTGTTTCCGAATATTCCTGAGAGACGTAAAAAAATTTACTTTGATGCTCTTCAAGGTAAATCATATAAGAATGTGGATGAGATAATAGAGATAGAAGGACTTCCTAAATCTCAACATTTTAACTGGGAAGTGAGACCTTGGCATCTTTCTGATGGCAGTATTGGAGGAATTATTATTTTTACTCAAAATATTAGCGAATCAGTTAAAGTGAATCTTGAACTGAAAAAGGCTAAAGAATTGGCCGATTTGGCTAGTCAAGCAAAATCTGAGTTTTTGGCAAACATGAGCCACGAGATCCGAACACCACTGAACGGAGTAATCGGGTTTTCGGATCTTTTGTTGAAGACACCTCTGAATGATGTTCAGAAACAATACTTAAACTATATTAACGAGTCTGGAAATAGTTTATTGAATATCATAAATGATATATTAGATTTCTCAAAGATTGAATCTGGGAAACTAGAGCTGTACATTGACAAATTTAATATCTATGATTTGGCGCATCAGGTAATTAATGTTGTGTTATATCAGGCTCAGCGTAAAGACATCGAACTACTCCTGAATATCGAACAAGGTCTACCTCCTTATGTATGGATAGATGAGGCTCGTATTAAACAAGTTCTAATCAATTTACTGGGTAACGCTATTAAGTTTACGGAAAGTGGTGAAATCGAATTCAAAATTGAGAAATTATGCTTTGAAAATGACAAAATCAAATTGCGGTTTTCTGTTCGCGATACAGGTATAGGTATACCAGTTGAAAAACAACAACGTATTTTTGATGCTTTTACGCAAGAAGATAGTTCTGTGAGTAAACGATATGGGGGTACGGGTTTGGGACTTACAATATCCAATAATTTGTTGAAATATATGGGAAGCAAGCTCCATTTGGATAGTGAAGTTAACAAAGGATCTGTATTTTATTTTGATCTTGAATTCCTATATGAAGAAGGGGGGCAGGAAGAAGTCGATTTACCTTTGAATCGAGTGCTTATTGTTGATGATAATGCCAATAATCGTTTGATCATTCAACATATGCTAGCTTACAAAGGTGTAGGTCAGTGTTAG
- a CDS encoding response regulator transcription factor: MLILIAEDDELILRTIEHKLVKEGHTVILTRNGKDAIEKISELDLDLVVTDIMMPFASGIEILSAILSLGKKTPVIVLSSMGQEEVVIDAFGLGASDFMVKPFSPNELLLRIKRLTSK; this comes from the coding sequence ATGTTGATTTTGATTGCAGAAGATGACGAATTAATATTACGTACAATTGAACATAAATTAGTAAAGGAAGGACATACTGTGATTTTGACCAGAAATGGTAAGGACGCGATCGAAAAAATTAGCGAGTTGGATTTAGATTTGGTCGTAACTGATATCATGATGCCATTTGCTTCAGGTATAGAGATTCTATCCGCTATACTTAGCTTGGGTAAAAAAACACCCGTGATTGTTCTTTCCAGTATGGGACAGGAAGAAGTTGTGATTGATGCATTCGGTTTGGGAGCTTCAGATTTTATGGTTAAACCATTCAGCCCAAATGAACTTCTTCTACGTATTAAACGCTTGACCAGCAAATAA
- a CDS encoding YaiO family outer membrane beta-barrel protein gives MKKFLYFLLCIFLFPLSSVCQETDLTADSLFIKARKQAFELKDYTQAIKTSKQALQKAPKYTDISIFLGRLYAWSNQIDSARQIFEQLNSQNIQDEDFYLAYGSLEYWNDQPLKATALVDKGILLHPTSQDLLLLKSKIDYSNDAYESAEKSVDRLLKLNPKHTEARALSKSIQEYVAKNALGINYNFVHFDKQFENNWHIVGLSYKRVTPIGSIIFKTNYANKFADNGLQFELEAYPRLSKIFYLYVGTGYSNNVGIFPRYRTGVSLYANLPFSFEGELGYRQLYFSKNIWMYTASIGKYYQNFWFNLKTYLTPNQENISQSYTGTIRYYTKGANDYLGFVIGTGLSPEENRSNLLDNATYKLKTFKVGAEYNLSINRTNLFSLSTTYYNQEFKPKEKGNQLDITFGYIKTF, from the coding sequence ATGAAGAAATTTCTTTATTTTTTGCTTTGTATATTTCTGTTTCCATTATCTTCTGTTTGTCAGGAAACTGATTTAACTGCTGATAGCCTCTTTATAAAAGCACGCAAACAGGCTTTTGAATTAAAAGATTATACTCAAGCAATAAAAACTAGTAAACAAGCTTTGCAAAAGGCTCCTAAATATACAGATATCAGTATTTTTTTGGGCAGGTTGTACGCTTGGTCAAACCAGATTGATTCAGCACGGCAAATATTCGAACAGCTGAACAGTCAGAATATACAGGATGAAGATTTCTACTTAGCTTATGGTTCTTTAGAGTATTGGAACGACCAACCGTTAAAAGCAACTGCACTTGTCGACAAGGGGATCTTATTACACCCAACATCTCAAGACCTACTCTTGCTAAAATCTAAAATAGATTACAGTAATGATGCTTATGAAAGTGCAGAAAAATCGGTAGATAGATTACTGAAACTGAATCCTAAACATACGGAAGCAAGAGCGTTATCTAAAAGTATACAAGAATATGTTGCCAAAAATGCTTTAGGTATCAATTATAATTTTGTTCACTTTGATAAACAGTTCGAAAATAACTGGCATATTGTGGGACTAAGTTATAAAAGAGTAACTCCAATAGGATCAATAATCTTTAAGACAAACTATGCGAATAAATTTGCAGATAATGGTTTGCAATTTGAATTGGAAGCTTATCCTAGACTATCTAAAATATTTTATCTATACGTAGGTACGGGATATTCAAACAATGTTGGTATTTTTCCAAGATATAGAACTGGAGTATCTTTATATGCTAATTTACCATTTAGTTTCGAAGGCGAATTAGGATACAGACAATTATACTTTAGTAAAAACATATGGATGTATACGGCTTCCATAGGAAAATACTATCAAAACTTCTGGTTCAATCTCAAAACTTATTTAACTCCGAATCAAGAAAACATTTCACAATCTTATACTGGAACAATCCGATATTATACAAAAGGTGCTAATGACTATTTAGGATTTGTTATTGGTACTGGTTTAAGCCCTGAAGAAAACCGGAGCAACCTATTGGATAATGCTACTTACAAGTTAAAAACATTTAAGGTTGGTGCCGAATATAATTTATCCATCAACCGTACAAACCTCTTTTCTCTATCTACTACCTATTACAATCAAGAGTTTAAACCCAAAGAAAAGGGGAATCAACTAGACATTACCTTTGGTTATATCAAAACCTTCTAA